The sequence AGCACCTAAGCAGCAAATtgatgtctgacagttttcaaTACAATCCAATAAACTATCCAATAAACTATCCAATAAAACTTCAAAGTGATTCAGACAAATAAGCACCTTCTTCTACCCAACACATGTTATAAAGATGAATCGACTAAAAACAGGTAGGAGATAAGTTACTGAGACAGCTTATTTTGAGTTATTATGTTGTGAATGTACAATTATGAGCATTAGAAACATGAGTTAAAACATGAATAACGTTGTCAACTTTAAATTATGAGAGTTGTAGATTTGGCTCAATGTGCAGCACCAGATGTGAGTGTCCAAGTGAATATGTGCATCTATGTAACTGTTTAACATGAATAACTTGCTATACATAAATCATATAGTGCTCACAAATAAAAGATATACAACCAGAAGTAGAAACGTATAACCATACAATGTCTTATGTGTTCGACACAATCTCAGCTTATTGTTACACCGAAGGAGTATTATACAAAACACTtggtgtttcttttttattaaaaagtgaaagtgaataaATAAGGATAAAGGGAAAGTTATTGtgcatattgttttaaataaagtgtaGTGGAGCTGAACTGAGACCTGTGTATGCTGTAATTTAATAAGCGGTCACACTCAGCAGCCTCTGCCAGCAGTTTATAAGCATCCCCATCATTTTCATTCTCCGCCGCCGTCTTCCTTTTCCCTTCTTCCCTGCTTTGCAAGATGCTTTTTTCCGTCTACTTGCCTGCGAAACAATACATATTTCTACATTATGTTAAATCctaagtacacacacatacagtttatatttacatgcatattaatttatattcttatatcatatacaaatatatttaatatataaacataacatatttttcttaaacattaacatgcctgtgtatttatatacacataataaatatacataatacacacacgtatattttgtaaacaaaaacaaaaagtttattttggatgcgattcatTGATTGACAGCAccactttattttcattattgaatcaacaaacaaaaaaataataaaaaatcattacactgacattcctaaaaaaaaatgtaaatacatacatttctagATAATTTTACCCTTTATTTCAGATTatgattattcatattaaaatgtattttgattaaataaataaaaacatttcttaaacatgTTTACTTCAGATTAGAACCATTCAGATCGTATTCTGATATTATTCAGAcaagtttattttgattattcagTCAATTATCATAAATAGATTTTGATCATTcgatcacaaataaataaacaaatcggTTTCTGGATCATGTTAtcctattttcatttttagatcataataatttagtttattttaatcaattaataaacaaataaatccatTTCAAGATCATGTTTATTTCAgattataatattcattttgtaattatatgctttattttgattattcaatcaacaaacaaacaaacacacaaaatgttttatacatttttgattattcgatcaacaaataaataaaccaacaCATTTCTAGATCATCATCCTCAGTGTATTTCAAATCATAATTATTCagattaaatgtattttgattatgTAACTTCTCATTTCTAAATCATGTCATCCTAAATTTATTTCAGATTATAATTGTTCAgattaacttttataaataaatacactttacttagacatacaaacaaacaatcaagGTTCTAGATCATTTTAcccttttcatttcagtttataaTAATTAAGACTCACTCTATTTTGACATTCGGTCAACAAACAGACAGATATGAATATTTTACCAGTCTCTCTGGCTTGCGGCAGTTTCTTGTGATGAGCTGCTCCATCTGTCCCACCACCTTCGTCATGTGATCTGCATGCTGTCTCTGACGTTCACTCAAGCAGCTGAAGATCTGGGTCATGCTATAGATATATCGCAGGATACGGTGCACCTACCAGCAAAACACACGGCATCGACTATCAAGACACCGCTAAACAGAGAACAGCTCAGGGGCAACTGTCTCTGGAAACTTCAAAGATGCTAGGGAAACATACATGTAGTCATGTACAGGTGGCTGTACCTTCTCAGACGGACAGTGGTCCTTTTCTTTCGATATGTCCAATGCACCAGTCAGATTCTggcagagagagaaacaaaacacAGTACATCTGCATCACATCACCAGAAGAGGGCAGCTAGTGacctcatatacacacacaatctcaCTACTTCACACTTTAAATGCTTATATAACACGTTAGACGGTCAGGCAGCCACAGCTAGTCAGATGTACACCGTCTGTCTGAACAGATGAAGTGGGGTCAGGAGATGACACTCACCAGGCTTTGGAGCTCCACCAGGATGAGAGCCCTGTAGGTGCTGATGATGGCAGTGTAATCACAGGCACGTTTACTGTGAGCCGCTGTGAGCAGCAGCAttacagtcacacacacagcaggcctgctcacacactgcacacaacacacacatctgcagcaTCAACAACACTGCGCTTTACATCTGCATTCAACATCTAGACACGCTATCTCATCCCTAgtcttatatacatatataacacacatagagtttttgaatattttatacaGACTTGTCCACTACAAATCAAAGTGCATTTGCTATATGGCTGCTATAAAGTCACATGAGATTATAAAACTTGTCAATACACACACGTAGGCCtacaactagctaaaataaaaaaaaatatacaagctCTATTActgttgtattataatattatatcatatcatataatattaGAATTCTgatacatcattaaaaaaaaataccacatttaaagCCTCTGTTTttaattgtcattattttattattctgatCACGGCATATTAAACAGgacgcatttaaaaaaaataataataacaaataaaaaataaaagagttgAATTGAAAAATGGCAGATTCGTCACACCCTCTATGTTTTACTACGATTGTCACtagacataaataaatacataaacaaatttCTCAATAAGAGGAAAGAAGTAAAATATAAAGGGCttcttgtattttatatatatatatatatatatatatatatatatatatatatatatatatatatatatatatatatatatatatatatatatatatatatataaataaataaagtttaaaaaaatattattaaaaaataataaagttggAAGTCCCATCCTGAATAGAACTCGGACTAACTAATAATATATCATGTAGTTATATAGATAATATTATTGATCCATTATTGAAACCAAACCAAGTAAAAGTAAATCAATTTAAATCGCACATATTATTTTTCCTCACTATTGCATGCCGAATGTTGCGTTAACTTGGTCGTACTGAGCCACTGGAAcagtttatgtttttgaagtttatcatttatataatagAAGAGTAAAATATATACTTTGATACGTACATAAGCAtgtattcaagtaaaaaaatatataaaatatttatattaaattatgcaGTTTGTGTCACTCAAGCTTTCTAAACGCACGTGTTCGATTACCTGGTAATATTTCTGCGCGTAAGCTGGTTAATTTACAGTGTGCTAACCATAGACAGTAGTGCTAACTCCACTCTCCTCAGTTAGTCTGGTCATGAATCCGTGTATCTGCTGCCCGAGGCTCAGAACAGAAGCAGTGATGCAGTGGGCTCTTACCATTGACCATGGGATGATGAGGGACTCTGGCGCGCACCAGTCAAGGCTTGGAAAGGTGGACATGGTCCAGCGGCGTCCAACGCCTCTTACATGTTTCCCGCAGAAAAAACTTCAACAACGGTCCGAGCGAGGCGAAATAACGCAACAACCTTAAGTACTTGTTCGGGTCTAGTGTGAGCTGGAGCTCCGGCGAGGGTTGCGTCGATGCGCGTCCATTCCAGCACTGGCGAGAGAAGTGCGTCTCAGCCGTCACGCGCTGCTGCCATCGCGCTTTGGGTTTCACCAGATCTCTAGTCTGATCAAGTCGAGAAAACTTCCGCGATCAATCAACTTTGCGCTTTGTTTCGGTTTCGGCGGGAGATGACTTTATAAACCCCACTGGAGTGTCCGCTGCCGAAGGGAAGGCTTTGATTCTTCACCGGACACGGCTGAGATCAGGAAATGACTCGTTATTTACACTGATTAATATGTGGACGGACAGATCCTTTAATCTTTGATGGTGTCCAGACGTTTGTGTCAGGTTTCAACGCGGCCGTGTGGTTCGTGTCAGGCTGATAAAACCACTACATGCAAGTTTCACACTGGATTTGATTTCCTTTAAGGAAATTGCTGTGCTTATAGGTGGAAATTATTGTGTGTAATGACTTATGTAAGATTAATTGTAGTCAGGGTCATCACAGGCGGGGGTCCTATACAGCAGGCCCACCTCTAATCTCTTCTTTCTGAACTTTACACATTATATAATCAGCTCATTTAATAGATATCCAAAATTTCAATCAGTTCGTTTCTTCATCCGGACAGACTTGGAGACatgtagctttacatcacttgcacaccaatgaatgctctgcagtgaatgggtgccgtaagaataagagtccaaacagctgataaaaacatcacaataatccacaccactccagtccatcagttaatggcatgtgaagtgaaaagctgtgtgtttgtaagaaacaaatccatcaaagaTATTTTTAACCAAACCATAGCCTCCGTTCAAAATACACACATCCATAATAATCCAATTCCTCCAGTGACAAAATACATAAATCCATCGATGTATTTGTTCAGAACAAACGGTTTTCACTGGGTCCTtctttcctgattcagaccagatgatGTTTTACTggagcttttcacttcacacgacattaactgatggactggagtggtgtggattattgtgatgtttttatcagttgtttggactctcattctgacggcacccattcactacttTGGTGTAACAAAACGTGCAAACAGAAAATTTACATTCAGAAGATGCCGAATGACTGGTGGATGTAGCTTAGCAGCTTTAGAAGAAATTGTTAGAGataacacattatttaaaaaggaaaacaaatatatttgctGAATTATAGAAAGCTGGATTTATCAAGCCAACGTAAAACCAGGACGACTGAGAAATACCCAAATCACCAGCACAGAAGCACTGACATCTGAAACAGACTGGACTTCATTTATTTTCCGATAAGCAGCACATTTACACATTAGCATCATGAGAAGCAGAGTAAGAGTGAGTCAGATATTAATGTTCAAAAGAGACTCATATCTGTGGGAGACAGCCTTGAATCACaacacattaaaaatgaaaaaaataaaataataataataataataatgactagaCAAAACAAAACCACTGGTCCACAGATTCTCTAAAAACAACATATTTGCTAAACCAAACATGCTCAGATTTGTGAACCCGCTTTCAGTCCCACAGTTCAGAAGGTGTTTTTGATCTTTGAAGCCACGAGGACCAGGATCTCTCCGATGTTCTTCTGCCAGTTGAGAACGTGTTTGGATTCAGCGCACCACAGCTCACCGTGCCGCGGCTCGGCGTTCTCACAGCGCTTCTTCacctcctgctgctgctcctgagAGACAGAACAACACCAGAGTCAGGAGACGGGACACAGCAAAGCAGAACATCCTCCAAAACACCTCTTTGCGTCTTCCACCAAAGGAATCAGTGAAATGAGATgatgaataaatgacagaatttacatttttggatgaagaaCTTCATTCCAAGTGTCTGTGCCTAAACTAGTTAGTAACTTATTATCGCATAACAGCAGCAAAACGTCTTACTTCTGTGCCGTGCTGAAGCTCAAACTTGTAGAAGAACGCCCAGGTGTCGCCCAAGTCTGGTTCGATCTTTACCGTCCGCAGAAACCACTCTCGTGCCTTTGTTATCTTCCTCTCGCTCCAAAACAGTCTGCAggatacacaaacacagaaatggtATCAATGGAACTAAAAAGTTCGGACCGTTTTTgtcaaacaagcaaaaaaaaaaaaaaaaagggaggaaTGTGGGTGGGTAAACTGGAAACAGGGAGAAGTTTGGCAAGAGCCCGGTCAGGAGACTTACTTGGCCACAGCCAGAAGCACATGAGGATCATGTTCACACTTCTTCAGAGCGTCAACACTCTTGGTCTTGCGTTGAGGCCTGGCCTCCAAGAACACGGCTTCAGCCCACAGGATACCTGACAGGAAGAAGCAAAGGTTGAGGGGTGAAAGTGTGCCGAGGCTCCTGACGGATCCGTTCAGGGCTGAAGAAAGCGTGGCTTACCAGAGTTAGGACACTCCTGAAGGGCTTTGGCCATGAGCGTGTTGGAGATGTTTTTCAATCCAGCTCTGTATTCAAGTCGAACAGACTCTAGCCTGCCAAAGAAATTGAGATCGttgtatataaaataacattgttttgGTGAGATTTTCAAGGACTTGTCAAGTAATTATTGCATGTACTTTTCAACGCAAAGTAGTTCTGTCAGTAAGTCTTCGATGGATCCAAGTTGTTCATGCCAAGCTGTCAATCAGACAGCACCCAGAGGTGAATGAACACGTGCTACGGTGATGAGGGCTGGGCTCATGGATATTAATGAAGTGGCATGCTCATCCCAGCAGAGTTTCGCTCTAAAAAGAGTTCCTAATGATCTCGAAGcacttgattagctggttcaggttcAGAGTATATGTGAGGCTCGGACCAAAATCAGCTGGAAAGGGTCCATCCAGGAACAGGACTGGAAACCCCTACACTTAAAACCCAGCTTAAGTTATttgcaaaaatagtttttattaccAATTAGTTGCTAGGAAGCTAGCATATGGAAAAGTCAttcctcatgaatattaataaggtTATGTGACTGAATTGTTCTGGAGTATTCTGTGACAATGTCAAcaatctaattaatattcattagctAAGCCACTGTCATAGTAGTATTTATCCTTATGCCACTTGTCTATTAATTTTGTCATAAAGAAACATTCAAAAAGTATAATTAGCTACTCTTTCGTATAGGCTTTGTACAAGTACATTTGaccagttttatgttaatattgatATACTATTAGGGATGTAATGATACCGAAATCTCACAATATGATAGTATGAAGTAGTATGATATGAAGTCCatgatacaattttattttatataaatataatattttcattacaTGCTTTTATCTTCTTTTGTAATGTAGCTTTATTTAATTGCAGTTAGTTTGAGTAATTTCAGTACCACattttacggactataagtcgcacatgattagaagtcacatcagtccaaaaatatgtcatgatgaggaaaaaaacaacaaatataagtcgcatttatttagaaccaagcaccaagagaaaacattaccgtctacagccacgagagggcgctctgtgtcttcagtgtagactacaggagcagcatagagcgccctctcgcggctggagatggtaatgttttctctcggttcatttctctcgattcgtgtcaaattaattttgataaataagtcgcacctgactataagtcgcaggaccagccaaactttgaaaaaaagtgcgacttatagtccggaaaatacggtacttattTAATTTAGATGCTGAGAACTAGGGCTGGGACGATAAATCAATGCACCGCAATTCCTCTGGAATCATTTCTGAGCTTaaattttaacagcagatggcgctttAATCTAGTTATCCACacactcaaatgctcatgaagaagaGTGCTTGTGCGTTCGGCTGAGTCATGTAATTTCCCTTGATCTTAGAATGCTTTTATGATGCAAGATTAATATAAACACAGCCAACTGAGAACACCTTTGTAATAGCGCTTTTtgaattttatgaatgattattttaggttcaagtgtgtgtaATGATTTGGAAACGAGCAGAGTACGggtgtttctaaagcatgcagtgcCGTCTGCTGTTAAAATTTACGATCAGAATCGATTCAAGAAAGAATCGCGATGCATTCGGAAAATCTAAGAATCAATGCTGAATCATTTCTCGATTCGCGATGCATCGATTTATTTTCCCAGCCCTACTGAGAACATATAAAGTTTTGACATTTAAAGCTAAGTAGCTTTAGTTCTGGTTACCAATAACATCACTGAATTTGTCATGGTTTCTCACCAGATCTCAGGGGTTTGTGGATTCTTGAGGCGAGCTTTCTCTAAGATGGCTCGAGCGCGCGTGAGCTGCCCGACTCTCTCTTCCAGCCGAGACAGGAGCAGCCATAATGACATGGAGTGAGGACACTTCTTCAGCTGAACGGACACAGCAGAGAGAAGCCATTAGAGGAACACCATCATCACTAATGCCCACTGAAAAATGATTGATCCTAATATTATACAGAACAGAATTTAATTATAGCACGGCATCTTCTCCAGAGCCCATAAACGTACTCCCTGGTTGTAGGCCTCTCGTGCTTTATCAATGTTCTCTGACTGCTCCTCGATCTGTCCTCTCATCATCCAGAGTTTAGGGAAATCCTCATAGTGCTTCAGGGCCTCGGTACAAAGCTCATGTGCCGCCTCAATATTCCCCAGCACCCACTCCAGCCTCACAGACTTCATAAACACCTGCGAGCGGCACACAGAAAACACTTATGACAACTCATTTAAAGCTTTTAACAGCATTTATGAAGGATGTGTAAGATGCATAAAGGTGTTCTTGAGTGCAAACAAACAGCCAGGGAGATTTTCATAATCCTTTTCCCGTATGAAGCTCACATGGCTAGTTTCCATAGATGCAGGAAAAacataagtgtattttattttttttgataacaTTATCACTTATGAGGAATCCTGCCAAGTGCTTGAGGTACATTTGATCCGGTGATATTTGTCTAGATGCTGACACTCTTTCCTGGAGCCAAGAGTTAAACAAGCCCAGGCAAGAGGCCATTCTAACACCTTCCATCTGCACCATTTACTCCCAAAAATCCCACGCTCCTTTATAGTGTGCAGAGCAAGCACATCTGCTGTGAGGAGGTTACCATCCACTTACAGACCTCGTTTGACACAATCAGCTTCTGGTGCATCGGTCTCACATGTTCATTCTCTGACGCAGAGTCAACATCAGGGTTTTTAAGGTCATTTTAGTCACATCTCACAGCTGAACTTTATATGCAAAGTCGAAAGTAGCTTTCGGTTTCTCTATGTGAGTTACAACCTTAAAATCTGCTAAATGATAATAGATttaggttttttattattttttttataaacaaaaaccacacacacacacatgtatatattcacactatatatatatataaaatgtctaaatgtaataTATCAGTGACtgttatatttaactgaaaaacataaaaaaacttttcTCCTTTCTTAAAGTCAAACATTAAGTGatattagatatatattttgtactttttttttacttcagcagtTTGAATAGGaacatttctcatttagtttaacttgtattACAAGAACTAAAACTCTAATtactaaaaactaattaaaattatatggacttaaaataaattaatttaaaatattaaagcttcaaaaagaaagtattaaattaagcattgtatacttattttaattatgaaattatatactattaaaatgtattaagaaaaTTTTACAGGCTCTTAATTATACTATAATCAAGCGTCTTATTAAAATAGTAGTTGTGTGGAAAAGTGTCAGATGCTTTGGGCTAAACCACCGCAGACTTAAGCTGATCAATCATTTTCTGAATATTAAAGCTTTTACCTTGATGGTTTAATGTAATTATGTTTTGCAGAGCAACCTGAGTGtgctttagcaaaaaaaaaaaaaaatctaatttaactgaaatgaaaatgagtcACATTCAGTGATGACACAACTAAACCCTTCATTTGACATGGCGCCTAATGTAATCCAATTCGTCAGTGGGACACTTTTGAGATGAAATATTATTAGGATTATTAGTTCAACCTTGAACCTAGTCTCATCTCACACAGCCTAGTTTTCATGCACAATCCTGATATGGATACCAGCAAAATGGCCAAAGGCCTTGAACTAGCCATGCCTTGGTAAACCGTCTTCCCACTAGCGTCCCATTCAACACTGTTGCACAATCACTTCTGCAGGGTGACTCACCCCTCATCTACTGATCTCATCACTTATCTCTGGCAATCAAAACAAGAGAAATCATAACATGCAGAACCGAAACGATGTGTTCCCAGCAGACGGGTGTCCCCAGCATGACACAGCAGCGGTTACATCTATTTGACACTCAAGGGCCCGCTCACCCTGGCGGTGGGGGCGCTGCTGCGGGCCTTGGCCAGCAGCCTGCGCGCTCTCTCGTACTCGTTATTCTCCGATTCCAGCTTGACGGCAGCCAGCCAGATCTCCTCGCTGTTGGGGTTAGCCTGACACCAAGAGAAAACCAGAAAGAGGCGGGATGAGTTTTATCTGGCCATCGTCCCAGTCAACACTTAAGATACAGTAAAAGCTGCTTAGTTTCAGGAAATAAGCCCTGAAATGCAGTTTAGAGTTCTGCTTCTTTAATTTGACGTTTTGCATACAGTTCTTGCATGTTTGGTGCTCTTTCAGTTATGTCAATGTTATGACTAAGTCAACACTGAATCAAAAGTTTCTGTTGTTTTTTCTCACCTACTTGTGAGGGAATCTAAATGAATTTGAACCGTATCTATTTATCTACTTTAAATGAATATTCGGTAATGATGCATTACACTTTTCAAAAGAGACCGTATTGTATTTTAGACTTTAAATCAAAGTATCaactatttcaaattaatgctgttcttctgaacactCTATGCATCAGATTAATGTGCATATAACCTGAATAAatgcatggtttccacaaaaaggtAATCTGAAATATTTCCTAAAGCAGCCAATGAGCAtatctgacactgaagaccggagtaaccATAgtcaaaattcagatttgcatcagaaatacattacatCTTAAATCgtactaaaatagaaaaagagtcattttaaattcacaattcttttaaaacatttaaataatgttatcaagcctgaacttttgaactgtaatCTATCCTTTAACagtgcatattaaataaataaaagcgagTGAATCAAGAATGAAGCCAACCACTGTGCTTCACAGGCCTTTTGTGAAATGCTTTTGTACAAATCCAGCACAAAGAAATATATCTTGTGCTGTTGCTTCATCATTACAATGCTTTCAATAATGATGCTTGCTACAAATAATGCAGTCATGGGGCTTGAAGAGCTGAAGGGGAGCGACACTCACCTGGAAAGCCAAAGCCAGGATACTTCTGGCTGCAGGAACGTCGCCCGCTAACCATTTCGATTTAGCACCCATTAGCCATAACACCTCAGCCTTAGGACAATGAGCCACAGCCCTCTGTAAAAGAGCCTCCAACGActctctaagagagagagagacagagagagagagagagagagagagagagagagagagaatttcgaACAATGAACATAACTATGGAATACTATCTAAAGATTAGATTAGGATTGGCTTCAATAACAGCAAGTGTTCTGATCTAGAACCATTTTTAATGAGCAAGCTCCAATTGCCTCATTGCCTTCCTGCCTCCAGCCAATAAAAGCAGACTTCAATCATGTCGGGCTGTGTGTAGAGAGCCAGTGAGTATTTCTCACCGTGTACCGTGGTTCTTCTCAAAGTAAGCGGCTCTCAGCCAGACGCTCTTCTTGCTGGGGAAGACCTGGAGCGCATGAGCGTAGATGGCCCGCGCACACTCCAGAGCGCCATGAGCCACACACTACGACAAAACACAACCAATCAGCAGCAGATATCACAGTGACAGTGTGCATTAGTGCTCGCCCACAAAACAACACTATGCACTTAATGGCTTTATTGAGTTCAAAAACTAGTCGCATGAACCATTTCAAGAGACATAATCAAATTAGTTATTTATAggaaatttattttaagtttattgcaACTACGGATATAAAGACAAGGGGTTCACTgcggagtttttttttttatttggagatTTGCTCTTCTCTACTTTCTGATTAGTGCAATTTTTCTGTACAGAATCATGAATAATGTCATTTTTACCACGAATTCAGATTGAATCAGaagaaatcatttgaaataatgtaaataaagagCCTCAATGAAGAATACTGATTTACAACTACAAAGCTCACACTACTTATATCTGTTTTTAAAGGCTTGCAAGTTATTGCTAAAAATccctttagaaaaatgtatgtAGTTTTACTTGTAACACGGCCAAACTAACGGTAAAAGATAAAAagacattaaagggacagttcatccaacGAAATGAAAATtatcctcatttactcaccctcatgttgttccaaaccaatgtgagcttctttcttctgctgaacacaagagATGATATTTTGAACAGAGACAAGCAGTTGCTGGAAGCCATTGACTACTATAGTATGGGGAAAAAATGGCTACCGGCAACTGTCTGCTcaccattctttaaaatatcttttttgtgtttaacagaacgaaggcattaatgcattttcatctttgggtgaactatccctttaaatcttcTGCTTTGAATTGTTATTATCATAGGTCAATGATCAGAAATGTCTGTAATAAGCGATCAGGTGGTGCTGAATGAAAGCAGAATGTGGGTGTGTAAAGGTGAGAGGATGTTTACACTGTCTGCGTCCTCCATCCATGTGTGTTTGCAGTCCTCCTCTTCAATGCCAATCCCAATCACGGCTCTGATCACAGCCTGACATGTGGCCACGCTGCCAGCCTTATCACACTCCTCTGCATCCTGAGACAGACACCAGCTTTGAATTAACACTTCCTGATATAATTATTGGCTTTTTCTTATGACAATGCAACTTAACTGAGAAACCTAATCCTGTCCTTATGGAATCTGTCTTTGCATATATGCATTGCACATTTGAAACCATTGAGTATTTAGTCATGCATGTCACTGAGCCATCTGAGCTCTTAAAGACTGAGATGTCAGACCTGAATCCACTGCTCGCGGTTGATCTCCACGCCGTTGGCCCTGAGGGAGGTGATGGCTCTGTCGATGATCTTCTCCACCATCTGTGTGTTTCCGTTGGCCTCCTCCAGCTTGGCAGCAGTGATCCAGATATGGCGGTCGGTGGGAATGTTTTCACGGGCCTTGTTCAGAACACGACGGGCATTCTCATAGGTTTCTAACCGGGCCAGAGCCAGCCAGAGCTACGGAGGACAAGCACAACAGAGCAGTCTGATTTATGGGCCATAAAGAGGTTTATGGGTTCTGGCTGATTAAGGTGGTGTGTGTACCTCAACGCTGGTCGGACAGCACTCGACTGCTCTGCTCAACATGATCCTTGCGTCCTCTGGCTCCTCCAGCTCAACAGCGATCTTCCACAAACGCACCGACTTCGACACATTCTCCAGAGCTGTGGAGACATGTAGATATCGGGAAAAAAGGAAGTATACAGACACAaagttttttaatgattaaacaaAAATGATCAAGCATCACATTACTCCTGTTTGGGATTATTTGAACTAGATctctaaataacaataaataagtataaaaagtTCAAGTTATCTG is a genomic window of Carassius auratus strain Wakin chromosome 23, ASM336829v1, whole genome shotgun sequence containing:
- the LOC113041055 gene encoding pre-mRNA-processing factor 6-like, whose product is MASATAKHPAKTAGKAASGGTGGAAGGAPAMPLASPLMGGLNKKKKPFLGMSAPLGYVPGLGRGATGFTTRSDIGPARDANDPVDDRHAPPGKRTVGDQMKKNQEEDEEDLNDTNYDEFNGYAGSLFSSGPYEKDDEEADAIYAALDKRMDERRKERRELREKEEIEKYRMERPKIQQQFSDLKRKLAEVTEDEWLSIPEVGDARNKRQRNPRHEKLTPVPDSFFAKHLKTGENHTSVDPLQGQFAGLETPFPGGLNTPYPGGMTPEAGELDMRKIGQARNTLMDMRLSQVSDSVSGQTVVDPKGYLTDLNSMIPTHGGDISDIKKARLLLKSVRETNPHHPPAWIASARLEEVTGKLQVARNLIMKGTEMCPKSEDVWLEAARLQPGDTAKAVVAQAVRHLPQSVRIYIRAAELETDIRAKKRVLRKALENVSKSVRLWKIAVELEEPEDARIMLSRAVECCPTSVELWLALARLETYENARRVLNKARENIPTDRHIWITAAKLEEANGNTQMVEKIIDRAITSLRANGVEINREQWIQDAEECDKAGSVATCQAVIRAVIGIGIEEEDCKHTWMEDADSCVAHGALECARAIYAHALQVFPSKKSVWLRAAYFEKNHGTRESLEALLQRAVAHCPKAEVLWLMGAKSKWLAGDVPAARSILALAFQANPNSEEIWLAAVKLESENNEYERARRLLAKARSSAPTARVFMKSVRLEWVLGNIEAAHELCTEALKHYEDFPKLWMMRGQIEEQSENIDKAREAYNQGLKKCPHSMSLWLLLSRLEERVGQLTRARAILEKARLKNPQTPEIWLESVRLEYRAGLKNISNTLMAKALQECPNSGILWAEAVFLEARPQRKTKSVDALKKCEHDPHVLLAVAKLFWSERKITKAREWFLRTVKIEPDLGDTWAFFYKFELQHGTEEQQQEVKKRCENAEPRHGELWCAESKHVLNWQKNIGEILVLVASKIKNTF